One region of Aurantimonas sp. HBX-1 genomic DNA includes:
- a CDS encoding AMP-binding protein → MTERRLEISGEAIGWPDTAPELKEAAQLKTLPKLLRYNAERHPRLVAQREKEFGIWISYTWEEVEGHISRMAAAFAELGVGAGDVVALIGDNRPEWVWGEVAAHACRAMSLGVYRDALEEEIRYLAGHAHPKVIVAEDEEQVDKLLNLGDAIPSVVAIVYTDARGMRKYDDPRLIAIADLEERGRRALQKDAGLWTRMVEATDGADVAILCTTSGTTSSPKLAEWTGDAFIGHAATYLRADPRGPEDEYVAVLPLSWVMEQMYSVGWNFLARMKINFPEEERTMMADLREIGPTFVLLSPRAWEGVAADIRARIMDATPWKRRIYNWGVARGMAAMEKGERDGAAEWGLFRHLRDRLGFSRLKSAATGGAAMGPDTFRFFQAMGLPLKQLYGQTEALGAYTIHQAGHVDYETVGFPMPGVTLSIRDPDPEGLGEVLVRHPNMMSGYYRNAEASKETFSEDGWFRTGDAGYLTEQGQLVVIDRIKDLAETSRGVRFSPQFIENKLKFSTYVAEAVILGKDRPYLGAMICIRYPIVAKWAEERRISFTTYSDLASRPEVYALLREEVERVNATLPAQQRITKFVLLYKELDADDGELTRTKKVRRGVIAEKYEDIIARIYSGADHVDIDTVIHFQDGSKQRVVTTLAIETLHNAPDTQKTESQAA, encoded by the coding sequence ATGACGGAGCGTCGGCTCGAAATCAGCGGCGAGGCGATCGGCTGGCCGGACACTGCGCCCGAACTGAAGGAAGCGGCGCAGCTGAAGACGCTGCCGAAGTTGCTGCGTTACAATGCCGAGCGCCATCCCCGTCTTGTCGCCCAGCGCGAGAAGGAATTTGGCATCTGGATCAGCTATACTTGGGAAGAGGTTGAGGGCCATATCTCGCGCATGGCCGCGGCCTTCGCCGAACTCGGCGTCGGCGCGGGGGACGTCGTGGCGCTGATCGGCGACAACCGGCCGGAATGGGTTTGGGGCGAGGTCGCCGCACATGCCTGCAGGGCGATGAGCCTCGGCGTGTATCGCGACGCGCTGGAAGAGGAAATCCGCTATCTCGCCGGCCACGCCCATCCCAAGGTGATCGTCGCCGAGGACGAGGAGCAGGTCGACAAGCTGCTCAATCTCGGCGATGCGATCCCGAGCGTCGTGGCGATCGTCTATACCGACGCGCGCGGCATGCGAAAATATGACGATCCGCGGCTGATCGCGATCGCGGACCTCGAGGAGCGTGGACGACGCGCGCTTCAAAAGGATGCGGGCCTGTGGACGCGCATGGTCGAGGCAACCGATGGCGCCGATGTCGCGATCCTCTGCACCACCTCCGGCACGACCTCGAGCCCCAAGCTCGCCGAATGGACGGGCGACGCCTTCATCGGCCATGCCGCGACGTATCTCAGAGCCGACCCACGCGGACCAGAGGATGAATATGTCGCGGTCCTCCCGCTCTCCTGGGTGATGGAGCAGATGTATTCGGTCGGTTGGAACTTCCTCGCCCGGATGAAGATCAATTTCCCCGAGGAGGAGCGCACGATGATGGCCGATCTGCGCGAGATCGGCCCGACTTTCGTACTCCTGTCACCGCGCGCCTGGGAGGGCGTTGCGGCCGACATTCGCGCCCGCATCATGGATGCCACGCCCTGGAAGCGCCGTATCTACAATTGGGGTGTCGCCCGCGGCATGGCGGCGATGGAAAAGGGGGAGCGCGACGGCGCCGCAGAATGGGGCCTGTTCCGCCATTTACGAGACAGGCTCGGCTTTTCGCGGCTGAAATCGGCCGCCACCGGCGGCGCCGCCATGGGGCCGGACACGTTCCGTTTCTTCCAGGCCATGGGCCTGCCGCTGAAGCAGCTCTATGGCCAGACCGAAGCGCTCGGCGCCTACACGATCCACCAGGCCGGACATGTCGACTATGAGACGGTCGGCTTTCCGATGCCGGGGGTGACCCTATCGATCCGCGATCCTGATCCCGAAGGGCTCGGCGAGGTGCTTGTGCGCCATCCGAACATGATGAGCGGCTATTACCGCAACGCCGAAGCATCGAAGGAGACCTTCTCCGAAGATGGCTGGTTCCGGACCGGCGATGCGGGCTATCTGACCGAACAAGGCCAACTCGTGGTGATCGACCGGATCAAGGATCTGGCGGAGACCTCGCGCGGTGTCCGCTTCTCCCCGCAATTCATCGAGAACAAGCTGAAATTCTCGACCTATGTGGCCGAGGCCGTGATCCTGGGCAAGGACCGGCCCTATCTCGGCGCGATGATCTGCATCCGCTATCCGATCGTCGCCAAATGGGCCGAGGAGCGGCGGATCTCCTTCACCACCTACTCCGACCTCGCCTCGCGGCCGGAAGTCTACGCGCTGCTTCGCGAGGAGGTGGAGCGCGTCAACGCCACGCTCCCGGCGCAGCAGCGCATCACCAAATTCGTCCTCCTATACAAGGAGCTCGACGCCGACGACGGCGAACTGACCCGCACCAAGAAGGTGCGGCGCGGCGTCATCGCGGAGAAATACGAGGACATCATCGCGCGGATCTATTCCGGTGCCGATCATGTCGACATCGACACTGTCATCCACTTCCAGGACGGCTCGAAGCAGCGGGTGGTCACGACCCTTGCGATCGAGACCCTCCACAACGCGCCCGACACGCAAAAGACGGAGAGCCAGGCGGCATGA
- a CDS encoding branched-chain amino acid ABC transporter permease, which produces MNTSLLIQLLVNGVIVGMLYGIVAMCFVLIYKSTQVVNFAQGEFVVLGAWVCLALVVNMGLPFWLAFLFSLVFMMVFGILVQVVLLRPLLGEPVISVIMATIGLSIFMQATMNWIFGNNAVRFPQVFDRGTVEIAGLNVETAYLMSFVLSLVVMGLFFWFFQYSRWGLAMRATAYNQQIAQSLGISVGRVFAMAWAISAVVSGIAGVVIGLVSAVSNSLAIIGIKVFPAVIVGGLDSIVGAIIGGLTIGILENLAEFVDGQYLHIGNMYSVAPFYVLLIILMIKPYGLLGTPDIERV; this is translated from the coding sequence ATGAACACCTCTCTTCTCATCCAGCTACTCGTCAACGGCGTCATCGTCGGCATGCTCTACGGCATCGTCGCCATGTGCTTCGTCCTGATCTACAAATCGACCCAGGTGGTGAACTTCGCACAGGGCGAATTCGTCGTCCTCGGCGCGTGGGTCTGCCTCGCGCTCGTCGTGAACATGGGCCTGCCCTTCTGGCTCGCCTTCCTGTTCTCGCTCGTGTTCATGATGGTTTTCGGCATCCTCGTGCAGGTCGTGCTTCTGCGCCCGCTCCTCGGCGAGCCGGTGATCTCGGTGATCATGGCGACCATCGGCCTGTCGATCTTCATGCAGGCGACGATGAACTGGATCTTCGGCAACAACGCCGTGCGGTTCCCGCAGGTCTTCGATCGGGGGACGGTGGAGATCGCCGGGCTCAACGTCGAAACGGCCTATCTGATGAGCTTCGTCCTGTCGCTGGTCGTCATGGGCCTGTTCTTCTGGTTCTTCCAGTATTCGCGCTGGGGGCTCGCCATGCGAGCGACGGCCTATAACCAGCAGATCGCCCAGTCGCTCGGCATTTCGGTGGGCCGGGTCTTCGCCATGGCCTGGGCAATCTCGGCCGTTGTGTCCGGCATTGCCGGCGTCGTCATCGGCCTCGTTTCCGCAGTGTCGAACTCGCTCGCCATCATCGGCATCAAGGTGTTTCCGGCGGTCATCGTCGGCGGGCTCGATTCGATCGTTGGCGCGATCATCGGCGGGCTGACCATCGGCATTTTGGAAAACCTCGCCGAGTTCGTCGACGGCCAGTACCTCCATATCGGCAACATGTATTCGGTGGCGCCTTTCTACGTCTTGCTCATCATCTTGATGATCAAACCCTACGGCCTGCTCGGCACGCCCGACATAGAGCGAGTGTAA
- a CDS encoding branched-chain amino acid ABC transporter permease, with product MAHVPNPRPTGDFRATYAADRTLFRTRNETMAVLAGVVLVALCPLVFGGYVLSQLILIGIYGIAALGLNVLTGMTGQISLGHGAFFGFGAFASAWISGNGIPVLIAIPLAGLMTMAVGMIFGIPAARLKGLYLAIATLASQYILQDFFARADWFTGGTYGSLAETASVFGFQLNSDARYLYLVLFWVVIAFVAVANLARTRDGRALVAVRDHYLSAEIMGINLTRYRILSFGISSFFAGIGGALYGHYLGFVSAEGFTILLSIEFLAMIIIGGLGSVSGSLLGAAFILLLPQAMEVFANGVATVVPAIAQGTAYIKQMSVGAAIILFLVLEPEGLVHRWRMTRASWKLFPFSH from the coding sequence GTGGCGCATGTTCCCAATCCAAGACCCACCGGTGATTTCCGCGCGACCTACGCCGCCGACCGGACACTGTTCCGCACCCGCAACGAGACGATGGCGGTGCTTGCCGGCGTCGTCCTGGTGGCGCTCTGCCCGCTGGTATTCGGTGGCTATGTGCTGTCACAGCTCATCCTGATCGGCATCTACGGCATCGCCGCCCTGGGGCTGAACGTCCTGACCGGCATGACCGGCCAGATCTCGCTCGGCCACGGCGCCTTCTTCGGCTTCGGGGCCTTCGCGTCGGCCTGGATTTCCGGCAACGGCATTCCGGTGCTAATCGCGATCCCGCTCGCCGGGCTCATGACCATGGCCGTTGGCATGATCTTCGGCATTCCGGCCGCGCGGCTGAAGGGGCTCTATCTCGCCATTGCGACGCTCGCCTCGCAATACATCCTGCAGGACTTCTTCGCCCGCGCCGACTGGTTCACGGGCGGCACCTACGGGTCGCTGGCCGAAACCGCGAGCGTCTTCGGCTTCCAGCTCAACAGCGACGCGCGCTATCTCTATCTCGTCCTGTTCTGGGTGGTCATCGCCTTCGTCGCCGTCGCCAATCTCGCCCGCACGCGGGACGGCCGTGCGCTGGTGGCGGTACGTGACCATTATCTGTCGGCCGAGATCATGGGCATCAATCTGACGCGATACCGCATCCTGTCCTTCGGCATCTCGTCCTTCTTCGCCGGCATCGGCGGGGCGCTCTACGGCCATTATCTCGGCTTCGTCTCGGCGGAAGGTTTCACCATCCTTCTGTCGATCGAGTTCCTGGCGATGATCATCATCGGTGGGCTCGGCTCGGTGTCGGGATCGCTTCTGGGCGCGGCCTTCATCCTGCTTTTGCCGCAGGCGATGGAGGTTTTCGCCAATGGCGTGGCGACCGTTGTCCCGGCCATCGCGCAGGGCACGGCCTACATCAAGCAGATGAGCGTCGGTGCGGCGATCATCCTGTTTCTCGTTCTCGAACCGGAGGGACTCGTCCATCGCTGGCGCATGACGCGGGCGAGCTGGAAACTGTTTCCCTTCTCGCACTGA
- a CDS encoding crotonase/enoyl-CoA hydratase family protein — protein sequence MSGFSTIRIERDERDVATLTLARPERHNAMNAAMIGELAKAAKLLGDDRSVRAVVLTGDGKSFSAGADLNWMKAQFEASRAERIAEATALALMLKALNEMPKPLIGRINGQAFGGGLGLISVCDVAVAGRGARFAFTEVKLGLIPATISPFVAAKMGEARARQVFMSARMFHAEEAVLLGLVDKAVDTDALDASVEAEVAPYLDCVASAVGRSKALLRAHGPVIDEAVVERTARALADTWETEEARAGIAAFLERRSR from the coding sequence ATGAGCGGCTTTTCGACGATCCGGATCGAACGCGACGAGCGCGACGTCGCGACGCTGACCCTCGCCCGGCCCGAGCGGCACAACGCGATGAACGCGGCGATGATCGGCGAGCTTGCCAAGGCGGCCAAGCTGCTTGGTGACGACCGGTCGGTTCGTGCCGTCGTCCTCACCGGGGACGGCAAGAGCTTCTCCGCCGGCGCGGATCTCAACTGGATGAAGGCGCAGTTCGAGGCGAGCCGGGCCGAGCGCATCGCCGAGGCGACGGCGCTTGCCCTGATGCTGAAGGCCCTCAACGAGATGCCGAAACCGCTGATCGGAAGGATCAACGGCCAGGCCTTCGGGGGCGGGCTCGGGCTGATCTCGGTCTGCGACGTCGCGGTGGCGGGCCGGGGTGCGCGCTTTGCCTTCACCGAAGTCAAGCTCGGCCTCATCCCGGCGACGATCTCGCCCTTCGTTGCCGCCAAAATGGGCGAGGCGCGGGCGCGGCAGGTGTTCATGTCGGCGCGGATGTTCCACGCGGAGGAGGCGGTCTTGCTCGGGCTCGTCGACAAGGCGGTCGATACCGATGCGCTCGACGCGTCGGTGGAAGCCGAGGTCGCGCCGTATCTCGACTGCGTGGCGTCAGCGGTCGGCCGTTCGAAAGCGCTGCTTCGCGCGCACGGGCCGGTCATCGACGAGGCGGTGGTGGAGCGGACCGCGCGAGCCCTCGCCGACACATGGGAAACCGAGGAGGCGCGGGCCGGCATCGCGGCCTTTTTGGAACGGCGGAGCCGGTGA
- a CDS encoding ABC transporter ATP-binding protein, whose translation MKVDDVSLRFGGVKALSNVSFEVRKGELFSLIGPNGAGKTSMLNCISGRYRPTSGGISWQGGDLLKHSINDRARLGIGRTFQNLALFGHMSVLDNILVGRHHRLKNNFVTGMAYWIGGARREELNERRFVETIIDFLEIQHVRNEPAGILSYGLRKRVELARAIAIEPELILLDEPMAGMNLEEKEDMARFIIVLREEFDMTIMMIEHDMGVVMDLSDRVAVLDFGRVIAAGSPEEVLADEHVKKAYLGEDDEMLDALAAEEAETVA comes from the coding sequence CTGAAGGTCGACGACGTCTCGCTGCGCTTTGGCGGCGTCAAGGCGTTGAGCAACGTGTCCTTCGAGGTGCGAAAGGGCGAGCTCTTTTCGCTGATCGGGCCAAATGGCGCCGGCAAGACGTCGATGCTGAACTGCATCTCGGGCCGCTATCGCCCGACGAGCGGCGGCATTTCCTGGCAGGGTGGCGATCTTCTGAAGCATTCGATCAATGACCGAGCCCGTCTCGGTATTGGCCGCACGTTTCAGAACCTTGCCCTGTTCGGCCATATGAGCGTGCTCGACAACATTCTGGTCGGCCGCCACCACCGGCTGAAAAACAACTTCGTCACCGGCATGGCCTATTGGATCGGCGGCGCGCGGCGTGAGGAACTGAACGAACGCCGCTTCGTCGAGACGATCATCGACTTCCTGGAAATCCAGCATGTGCGCAACGAGCCGGCGGGCATACTGTCCTACGGCCTGCGCAAGCGGGTGGAGCTTGCCCGGGCGATTGCGATCGAGCCCGAACTGATCCTCCTCGACGAGCCGATGGCCGGCATGAACCTGGAAGAAAAGGAGGACATGGCCCGGTTCATCATCGTGCTGCGTGAGGAATTCGACATGACGATCATGATGATCGAGCATGACATGGGCGTGGTGATGGACCTGTCGGACCGGGTCGCGGTGCTCGATTTCGGCCGCGTCATCGCCGCCGGAAGCCCCGAAGAGGTGCTGGCCGACGAGCATGTGAAGAAAGCCTATCTCGGGGAGGACGACGAGATGCTCGACGCGCTCGCCGCCGAGGAAGCGGAGACCGTGGCATGA
- a CDS encoding acetyl/propionyl/methylcrotonyl-CoA carboxylase subunit alpha, translating into MIDTLLIANRGEIACRIIRTARRLGVRTVAVYSEADAGAMHVGMADEAVLIGPAAVADSYLKGDAIIAAAKRCGAEAIHPGYGFLSENPDFVEAVAAAGLIFVGPSASAIRAMGLKDAAKRLMEEAGVPVVPGYHGNEQDPAFLQGEAARIGYPVLIKARAGGGGKGMRRVDDPADFETALEGAQREAKAAFGDPHCLIEKFVATPRHIEIQIFGDEHGHVVHLFERDCSLQRRHQKVIEEAPAPGMTDEMRAAMGEAAVRAAAAIGYAGAGTVEFIVDASEGLRPDRFYFMEMNTRLQVEHPVTEAITGLDLVELQLRVASGEALSFTQGDLQIDGHAFEARLYAEDPAKGFLPATGRITYLAWPQAGAGLRIDSGVRQGDRVTPHYDPMLAKLIVHGPDRPAALKRLARALGDLRLAGLTTNAGFLKRLAEHEGFAAGAIDTGLIDRDAEALTAQAEPDDVTRALAALAHYLGDAAQNVGDDGPFTRLSGFRAWGHARQAVRFMEAGERKDMVVADLGGSAYHVAPAERAEAGVDIAVAGVDIAVTSFNRCAETGAITLRVSVEGRQATHHLLASRDAVSVFSDGAIHVLPLYRPSAAAEETATSDRILAPMPGAIGRLTIAAGARVAAGAPLVVLEAMKMEHTLKAPRDGTIAEILVREGDQVDDGAVLVTLEEEA; encoded by the coding sequence ATGATCGACACCCTCCTAATCGCCAATCGCGGCGAAATCGCCTGCCGGATCATCCGCACCGCCAGGCGGCTCGGGGTGAGGACGGTGGCGGTCTATTCCGAGGCCGATGCTGGAGCGATGCATGTGGGGATGGCGGACGAGGCGGTGCTGATCGGGCCGGCAGCGGTGGCGGACAGCTATTTGAAGGGCGATGCGATTATCGCCGCGGCGAAACGCTGCGGGGCGGAGGCGATCCATCCCGGCTACGGCTTCTTGTCGGAGAATCCAGATTTCGTCGAGGCGGTCGCGGCGGCCGGGCTGATCTTCGTCGGGCCATCGGCGAGCGCGATCCGCGCCATGGGGCTGAAGGACGCCGCCAAGCGACTGATGGAAGAGGCGGGGGTTCCCGTCGTTCCCGGCTATCATGGGAACGAGCAGGACCCGGCGTTTCTTCAGGGCGAGGCCGCGCGTATCGGTTATCCGGTGCTGATCAAGGCGCGGGCTGGCGGCGGTGGCAAGGGCATGCGCCGGGTCGACGATCCGGCGGATTTCGAAACCGCCCTCGAAGGCGCCCAGCGCGAGGCGAAAGCCGCCTTCGGCGATCCGCACTGCCTGATCGAAAAGTTCGTCGCGACACCCCGCCATATCGAAATCCAGATCTTCGGCGACGAGCACGGCCACGTCGTCCATCTCTTCGAGCGCGACTGCTCGCTCCAGCGCCGGCACCAGAAGGTGATCGAGGAAGCGCCGGCCCCCGGCATGACGGATGAGATGCGCGCCGCCATGGGCGAGGCGGCGGTGAGAGCGGCGGCGGCGATCGGCTATGCGGGCGCCGGCACGGTGGAATTCATCGTCGACGCCTCGGAGGGCCTGAGGCCCGACCGCTTCTATTTCATGGAGATGAATACGCGGCTGCAGGTGGAGCATCCGGTGACCGAGGCGATCACCGGGCTCGACCTCGTCGAGCTTCAGCTCCGCGTCGCCAGCGGCGAGGCGCTGTCCTTCACGCAAGGCGACCTTCAGATCGACGGCCATGCCTTCGAGGCCCGCCTTTACGCGGAAGACCCGGCCAAGGGCTTCCTGCCGGCGACGGGCCGGATCACCTATCTCGCATGGCCGCAGGCCGGAGCGGGATTGCGGATCGATAGCGGTGTGCGGCAAGGCGACCGGGTGACGCCCCACTACGATCCGATGCTCGCCAAGCTGATCGTCCATGGCCCCGATCGTCCTGCCGCGCTGAAGCGGCTCGCGAGGGCTCTCGGCGATCTGCGTCTTGCCGGGCTGACGACCAATGCGGGCTTCCTCAAGCGCCTCGCCGAGCACGAGGGCTTTGCCGCCGGAGCCATCGATACGGGGCTCATCGACCGGGACGCCGAAGCGCTGACCGCCCAAGCCGAGCCGGACGACGTGACCCGCGCGCTTGCCGCCCTGGCCCATTACCTTGGCGATGCGGCGCAAAACGTCGGGGACGACGGCCCCTTCACCCGACTGTCCGGATTTCGCGCCTGGGGCCACGCGCGGCAGGCGGTTCGCTTCATGGAGGCCGGCGAGCGAAAGGATATGGTGGTCGCCGATCTCGGCGGCAGCGCTTATCATGTTGCGCCGGCTGAGAGGGCAGAAGCGGGCGTCGACATCGCCGTGGCGGGCGTCGACATCGCCGTGACGAGCTTCAATCGATGCGCCGAGACCGGCGCGATCACCCTGCGGGTGAGCGTCGAGGGCCGGCAGGCGACGCATCATCTTCTGGCTTCGCGCGATGCGGTGAGCGTCTTTTCGGACGGCGCGATCCATGTTCTGCCGCTTTATCGCCCGTCCGCCGCCGCCGAAGAGACTGCCACCTCGGACCGCATCCTTGCCCCGATGCCGGGCGCGATCGGCAGGCTGACCATCGCGGCGGGCGCGCGCGTGGCGGCCGGCGCGCCGCTGGTCGTTCTGGAAGCGATGAAGATGGAGCATACGCTGAAAGCCCCCCGCGACGGGACGATCGCTGAGATCCTGGTCCGTGAGGGCGATCAGGTGGACGACGGGGCGGTTCTGGTGACGCTCGAGGAGGAGGCATGA
- a CDS encoding hydroxymethylglutaryl-CoA lyase, whose protein sequence is MMRPSNESVTIVEMAPRDGLQNEPGEVATADKIALIDKLSACGFTRIEATSFVSPKWVPQMADAAAVMAGISRRPGCAYSVLTPNMKGFEAALAAKADAVAVFASASEGFSRKNINCSIAESLDRFAPVLGAAKEAGIPVRGYVSCVTDCPYDGRVGPGSVAKVAAALDAMGCHEISLGDTLGQATPETIAAMLEAVCAVVPAERLAGHFHDTAGRALLNIEASLGFGLRVFDAAAGGLGGCPYAPGAKGNVATEAVDAFLTDKGYRTGLDRAALEDAVSFARALRSQDRAAASPAAVAGGGP, encoded by the coding sequence ATGATGCGGCCTTCGAACGAGAGCGTGACCATCGTCGAAATGGCGCCGCGCGACGGGCTGCAGAACGAGCCGGGTGAGGTCGCGACCGCCGACAAGATCGCCCTCATCGACAAGCTTTCGGCCTGCGGCTTCACCCGCATCGAGGCGACGAGCTTCGTGTCGCCGAAATGGGTGCCGCAGATGGCCGATGCGGCGGCGGTGATGGCCGGCATCTCGCGCCGTCCGGGCTGCGCCTATTCGGTTCTGACCCCCAATATGAAGGGCTTCGAAGCCGCACTGGCGGCGAAGGCGGACGCGGTTGCGGTCTTCGCTTCGGCCTCCGAAGGCTTCAGCCGCAAGAACATCAATTGCTCGATCGCCGAGAGCCTCGACCGTTTCGCGCCGGTGCTGGGCGCGGCGAAAGAGGCCGGCATTCCAGTTCGCGGCTATGTCTCCTGCGTCACCGACTGTCCCTATGACGGCCGGGTCGGGCCGGGTTCGGTGGCGAAGGTCGCGGCGGCGCTCGATGCCATGGGCTGCCACGAAATCTCGCTCGGCGACACGCTGGGACAGGCGACGCCCGAGACCATCGCCGCCATGCTGGAGGCGGTGTGCGCCGTGGTTCCGGCCGAGCGGCTCGCCGGGCATTTCCACGACACGGCCGGCCGGGCGCTGCTCAATATCGAGGCGAGCCTCGGCTTCGGTCTTCGGGTGTTCGACGCGGCGGCGGGTGGTCTCGGCGGCTGTCCCTATGCGCCGGGGGCGAAGGGCAATGTAGCGACCGAAGCCGTCGACGCCTTCCTGACAGACAAGGGCTATCGCACCGGCCTCGACCGGGCGGCGTTGGAGGACGCCGTGTCCTTTGCGAGGGCGCTGCGGTCGCAGGATCGCGCGGCCGCGAGCCCGGCCGCCGTCGCGGGAGGTGGGCCATGA